GCAGGCGGTGCCTGTTGTCTGGATCTGCCGGCATCAGGAAACGGAGCTGCTGTCAGCGCTTTTCAACCTGCCGGAGGGTGCCGGCGAGGGGGAGTCCTCCGATTTGCCGCGGGCAATCATTGTAGGCGGCATTAGCGAAAAAGAACTGATCCGCCTGATGACGGTCTGCCGGAAAACCGGCATGAAGCAAGCGCTGTGGGCAACGCTAACCCCGACTTCGAAAAGCTGGACCCTCAAAGACCTGCTGATGGAACTTTCGGCGGAGCGCGCCGCGCTTCAGCAACAGAAAAGGCGGTGAAGCCACGCCCGGTTGCTCTGAAAATCAGGCGGGTTGAAATCACCGTCCGCCAGTTTTAACAAGGCGCCGGCATTCGGGCGGGCAACCGATGATCGTGAATCGCCCGACCGCCGGGGTGGATGAAATACCAATTGACACCCTGGCAGGCACTTCTGTATTTTGATGGGTGATGAGCACCCGAACAAAAAAGATTCTGAAGGGCGTCAGCCTGTTTACCGGCGTTGCGGCAGCCATTCTGATCGCAGGCGCGGTTTTTATATTTTATTACGTCAACAGCGATCGGTTCCGAGACCTGCTGTTGGAAAAAATCAACCGCTCGATCGCCGGCGAGCTGAGCATCGGCGGCCATAAAATTTCCATTCGATCCGGCCGCGTCGTCTGTAAAAAAGTCGCTTTCCGTGATGAATTCAGCAATACGTTGATATTGTTGGACACGCTGACAGTGAATCTCGCCTATCTGCCGTTGCTCAACCGAACAATTCTGCTGGAATCGATGGTCTTGCGGCACCCCGACGTCCGGCTCCGGGTCGACCAAGACGGCGTCCTCGATCTGGTGCGT
This genomic interval from Deltaproteobacteria bacterium contains the following:
- a CDS encoding DUF3783 domain-containing protein codes for the protein MAEAKFQKLTTSDAPLYGLRKLLLCGFPAGAQSKFKAVIGMAGLQAVPVVWICRHQETELLSALFNLPEGAGEGESSDLPRAIIVGGISEKELIRLMTVCRKTGMKQALWATLTPTSKSWTLKDLLMELSAERAALQQQKRR